A single window of Ricinus communis isolate WT05 ecotype wild-type unplaced genomic scaffold, ASM1957865v1 Ctg51, whole genome shotgun sequence DNA harbors:
- the LOC8270900 gene encoding DNA-directed RNA polymerase V subunit 5A isoform X2 has translation MATGADYLCLNGGGGGGGGGDDRRGRVECLTKFVEQASLESQRYYLSRKTVMEMLRDRGYDVADSELTGSFTEFLSEFGDNPDILKLRISASLHSHPDKKMVVVFMGTEEIKLANIRGLLCQIKNKESLNGLILILQSKMNHYARKELGQFPSKVEIFHISDLLVNITKHVLKPRHEVLTAEQKQQLLNKFSSEDKQLPRMLVTDAISRYYGFEKGQVVKITYSGGLVDSLVTYRCVT, from the exons ATGGCGACGGGTGCTGATTATTTATGCCTCAATGGCGGCGGCGGCGggggtggtggtggtgatgaTAGAAGAGGAAGAGTAGAATGCTTAACAAAGTTTGTTGAACAAGCAAGTCTGGAAAGCCAAAGGTATTACCTCTCTCGCAAGACAGTTATGGAAATGCTGAGAGACAGAGGCTATGACGTGGCTGACTCTGAGCTAACTGGCTCTTTCACCGAGTTCCTTTCTGAGTTCGGCGACAACCCTGACATTCTAAAACTACGTATCTCTGCCTCTCTCCATTCCCATCCCGATAAAAAg ATGGTGGTTGTTTTTATGGGAACCGAAGAAATCAAATTGGCAAATATTCGAGGTCTTCTTTGTCAGATTAAGAACAAAGAAAGTTTAAATGGGCTGATATTGATCTTGCAGAGCAAAATGAACCACTATGCCCGCAAAGAGCTGGGTCAATTCCCTTCTAAAGTTGAGATCTTTCAT atcTCTGACTTGCTGGTGAATATCACCAAGCATGTTTTAAAGCCAAGGCATGAGGTATTGACTGCTGAACAGAAGCAACAGCTGTTGAACAAGTTCTCATCTGAAGACAAACAG TTACCTAGGATGCTAGTAACTGATGCTATTTCACGATACTATGGATTTGAGAAGGGGCAGGTGGTGAAGATCACTTACAGTGGTGGACTTGTTGATTCCCTTGTTACGTATCGATGTGTTACATGA
- the LOC8270900 gene encoding DNA-directed RNA polymerase V subunit 5A isoform X1 — MATGADYLCLNGGGGGGGGGDDRRGRVECLTKFVEQASLESQRYYLSRKTVMEMLRDRGYDVADSELTGSFTEFLSEFGDNPDILKLRISASLHSHPDKKQMVVVFMGTEEIKLANIRGLLCQIKNKESLNGLILILQSKMNHYARKELGQFPSKVEIFHISDLLVNITKHVLKPRHEVLTAEQKQQLLNKFSSEDKQLPRMLVTDAISRYYGFEKGQVVKITYSGGLVDSLVTYRCVT; from the exons ATGGCGACGGGTGCTGATTATTTATGCCTCAATGGCGGCGGCGGCGggggtggtggtggtgatgaTAGAAGAGGAAGAGTAGAATGCTTAACAAAGTTTGTTGAACAAGCAAGTCTGGAAAGCCAAAGGTATTACCTCTCTCGCAAGACAGTTATGGAAATGCTGAGAGACAGAGGCTATGACGTGGCTGACTCTGAGCTAACTGGCTCTTTCACCGAGTTCCTTTCTGAGTTCGGCGACAACCCTGACATTCTAAAACTACGTATCTCTGCCTCTCTCCATTCCCATCCCGATAAAAAg CAGATGGTGGTTGTTTTTATGGGAACCGAAGAAATCAAATTGGCAAATATTCGAGGTCTTCTTTGTCAGATTAAGAACAAAGAAAGTTTAAATGGGCTGATATTGATCTTGCAGAGCAAAATGAACCACTATGCCCGCAAAGAGCTGGGTCAATTCCCTTCTAAAGTTGAGATCTTTCAT atcTCTGACTTGCTGGTGAATATCACCAAGCATGTTTTAAAGCCAAGGCATGAGGTATTGACTGCTGAACAGAAGCAACAGCTGTTGAACAAGTTCTCATCTGAAGACAAACAG TTACCTAGGATGCTAGTAACTGATGCTATTTCACGATACTATGGATTTGAGAAGGGGCAGGTGGTGAAGATCACTTACAGTGGTGGACTTGTTGATTCCCTTGTTACGTATCGATGTGTTACATGA